The window GAACCAGTACGAACTCACCGAGGCGGGCCACGACGCGCTCATCGATCAGTTCGACTGGATGTTCGCGAAGTTCGTCGCCGACGACGATCGCGCCGCAGAGCTCTCGGATCTCGTCGAAACGCACCGATAAGCGGCCGTAGAATCAGGGTCCGGGCACGTCGTCGCCGACGTCGTTCACGAGATCGACGCTCTCGGCGACGATGGATTCCTGCGCTTCCGACGGCCACGCGTTCCGCCGGTAGTACTCCGTGAGGAACTCCTCTCGCTCGGCCTCGGTAGCGTCGTCGACGCGCTTCAGGTAGTGGTTGCTCATGAAGTCCGCGAAGGCGCGGACGTTGGCCGCGTGGTCTGAGCCGTACTCCCGCTCGACGGCGTCGACGATCGCCTGGTTCGCCTCCTCGACGGAGTCCCACTCCGCGCCGTGGTCGGGCCCCGACAGCGAGACCTCCACTGCGCGGTCGGTGTCCTCGATCCGTTCGAGTCGGACGGTGCCGTCCTCGACCCACTCCTCGGGGTAGAGCACCAGCGTGTCGTCCTCCTGGCGAACGCGAGCGGTGTAGTCGTGGTCGTCGACGAGGTCGTCGCGACGCTCCCGGTACGCCTCGGCGGCCGCCTCGACCGCCGCCTCTCTCGCCAGCCGGGTCAGTCGCTCGGCCTCCTCGACGGTCTCTTCGGCCGGGGAATCGACCTCGGCCCCCGACTCGCCGTCCGTCCCGGTCGACCGCTCCTCGTCCGTTGGCGTCGTCGGTTCTCCGTCGGCCGCGGGCGACCGCTCTCCGCCCGTCTCGGCCGCGATGACGTCGTCGTTCTCGGCCGCCGGGCCGCCGCCTCTCTGTTCTCCGTCGTCCACCGAACGTTCCTCTTCAGGCATCGTCGAGCGCCTCGTTCGCTAGTGAGTCGGCGCGGTCGTTTACCCCTCTCGGTACGTGTTCGAGCGACCACCGCTCGAAGGAGTCGAGCAGTTCCCGCACGCGGACGCGTCGCTCCCGCAGTTCCGGGTTGTTGGTGTCGTACTCGCCTTTCACCTGCCGGACGATCAGCTGGGAGTCCCCGCGGACGTCGACCTCGTCGAAGCCGTAGTCCCGGGCGGCCGAGAGCCCCCGTTCGAGCGCCTCGTACTCGGCGCGGTTGTTGGTCGTCTCGCCGATGCGGTCGCTCCCCTCGGCGACGATCCCGTCGCTCGTGACGATCACCCAGCCGACCGCGGCCGGGCCGGGATTGCCGCGGCTCGCCCCGTCGAAGTAGACGTGCGCCCGTCCGCCCTCGTCGCCGCGGAGAAGCGCGAGGAGGTCCGAGGGGCGTGAGCCCTGCACCACGACCGTGTCGTCGTAGGCGACGGCGGTCGCCTCGCCCCGCTCGGCGCGCCAGCGCTCGTAGTCGGTGTTTCCCGCCTCGACCGCGACGCCGGCGGCTTCGAGCCGTTCGCGCGCGACGTCGGGATCGAGATCTACGCTTGGCATATCCGAACAACTGCGGGAACGCGAAAGAAGGGTTCGATGTCGGAGCGACCGCTGGTCGACGTGGACGGTCGACCCACCCTGCCGACTCGGCGCGTCGGCCGCGACGGCCCCTACGTGGAACGGCGTACAGTCGGCACCCGCTCGCGACGACGGCCCCGTCGTCGCCGTCGGTCCCCCAGCGACGGCCGCTCTCCCGTCGTCGTTTCCCCGCGTCGACGTGCCGAGCGACCGCGACTCGACGCGGGGCCGTATTCAGATCACGGCGCGAGTGGTCGCTCGTTCGTATATAAACGCTCGTCCGCCGCCGGAGGGCGTCGACGGAATCGACCCCTGATCGGCGGAGGGTTTAAATTCGTCGAGACAGCGAATATAAAAATGCGATGACACGGCCCACCCGCCAGCGGGAACAGGACGTCGAGAGGACGCGATGGCAGGGAGAACGCGAGGACGAGGCGGACGAAGCGGAAGACGACATCGACTTCGAGGACATGGACGAGGAGGACCTCGTCCGCACCGGGGACGGCGAACTGATTCACGAACCGACGGGGATCGTCGTCGAGGAGGAGCAGATCGACCCCGGTCCGGAGTGGCGGGCGTTCAACCACTCCGAGCGCCAGGAGAAGTCCCGCGTGGGCGCGCCCACGACGCAGACGATGCACGACAAGGGGCTGACGACGACGATCGACTGGAAGGACAAGGACGCCTACGGGCGCTCGATCTCCTCGCGGAAGCGCTCGCAGATGCACCGGCTGCGGAAGTGGCAGGAGCGCATCCGGACGAAGGACGCGGGCGAGCGGAACCTCCAGTTCGCGCTCTCGGAGATCGACCGGATGGCGTCGGCGCTGGGCGTCCCGCGCTCGGTACGGGAGGTCGCCTCCGTGATCTACCGCCGCGCGCTCAACGAGGACCTCATCCGCGGGCGCTCGATCGAGGGCGTCGCCACCTCCGCGCTCTACGCCGCCTGTCGAAAGGAGGGGATTCCCCGCTCGCTGGAGGAGATCTCCGACGTCTCCCGGGTCGACCGAAAGGAGATCGGCCGGACGTACCGCTACATCTCCCAGGAACTCGGCCTGGAGATGAAACCGGTCGACCCGAAGAAGTACGTGCCGCGATTCTGCTCGGAACTGGAACTCT is drawn from Halobellus limi and contains these coding sequences:
- a CDS encoding transcription initiation factor IIB produces the protein MDEEDLVRTGDGELIHEPTGIVVEEEQIDPGPEWRAFNHSERQEKSRVGAPTTQTMHDKGLTTTIDWKDKDAYGRSISSRKRSQMHRLRKWQERIRTKDAGERNLQFALSEIDRMASALGVPRSVREVASVIYRRALNEDLIRGRSIEGVATSALYAACRKEGIPRSLEEISDVSRVDRKEIGRTYRYISQELGLEMKPVDPKKYVPRFCSELELSKEVQSKANEIIETTSEKGLLSGKSPTGFAAAAIYAASLLCNEKKTQREVADVAQVTEVTIRNRYQEQIEAMGIHS
- the rnhA gene encoding ribonuclease HI; the encoded protein is MPSVDLDPDVARERLEAAGVAVEAGNTDYERWRAERGEATAVAYDDTVVVQGSRPSDLLALLRGDEGGRAHVYFDGASRGNPGPAAVGWVIVTSDGIVAEGSDRIGETTNNRAEYEALERGLSAARDYGFDEVDVRGDSQLIVRQVKGEYDTNNPELRERRVRVRELLDSFERWSLEHVPRGVNDRADSLANEALDDA
- a CDS encoding DUF7108 family protein — encoded protein: MPEEERSVDDGEQRGGGPAAENDDVIAAETGGERSPAADGEPTTPTDEERSTGTDGESGAEVDSPAEETVEEAERLTRLAREAAVEAAAEAYRERRDDLVDDHDYTARVRQEDDTLVLYPEEWVEDGTVRLERIEDTDRAVEVSLSGPDHGAEWDSVEEANQAIVDAVEREYGSDHAANVRAFADFMSNHYLKRVDDATEAEREEFLTEYYRRNAWPSEAQESIVAESVDLVNDVGDDVPGP